From Glycine soja cultivar W05 chromosome 4, ASM419377v2, whole genome shotgun sequence, the proteins below share one genomic window:
- the LOC114409885 gene encoding serine/threonine-protein kinase AFC2 isoform X3 — MHDLRMIHTDLKPENILLVSPEYLKIPDYKSTTRSPSSFFKRVPKSSAIKVIDFGSTTYEREDQTYIVSTRHYRAPEVILGLGWSYPCDIWSVGCILVELCTGEALFQTHENLEHLAMMERVLGPIPQQMLKRVDRHAEKYVRRGRLDWPEGAISRESIKAVMKLPRLQNLIMQHVDHSAGDLIHLLQGLLRYDPFERLTARDALRHSFFMRDHLRR; from the exons ATGCATGATTTACGCATGATCCATACTGACCTGAAGCCTGAAAACATACTTCTAGTTTCACCAGAGTATCTTAAGATTCCTGACTACAAG AGTACAACCAGATCACCAAGCTCCTTTTTCAAGAGAGTGCCCAAGTCAAGTGCTATAAAAGTTATTGATTTTGGCAGCACTACATATGAACGAGAAGATCAGACTTACATTGTGTCAACTCGTCATTATAGGGCACCTGAAGTTATCCTTG GACTTGGGTGGAGCTATCCATGTGATATATGGAGCGTGGGCTGTATATTGGTTGAATTATGCACT GGTGAAGCTTTGTTTCAGACTCATGAAAATTTAGAGCATCTGGCTATGATGGAGAGGGTGCTTGGTCCTATACCACAGCAGATGTTAAAGAGAGTTGA CCGACATGCAGAGAAGTATGTTCGAAGGGGTAGGTTGGACTGGCCAGAGGGTGCAATCTCACGAGAGAGTATTAAAGCTGTTATGAAGCTTCCCCGACTACAG AACCTTATAATGCAGCATGTTGATCATTCAGCTGGAGATCTTATACATCTTTTGCAGGGGCTACTTAGATATGACCCCTTTGAAAGACTTACAGCTAGGGATGCTTTGAGGCATTCCTTCTTTATGAGAGATCATCTTAGGAGATGA
- the LOC114409885 gene encoding serine/threonine-protein kinase AFC2 isoform X1, producing MEMERIVEFPHTYMDRPPRKRARLGWDIAEAPKAQVGLFCGQEVENISSYAPSEHPPSSLFKGVARNGSPPWRDDDKDGHYMFELGDNLTSRYKIHSKMGEGTFGQVLECWDRERKEMVAIKIVRGIKKYREAAMIEIEVLQQLGKHDKGSNRCVQIRNWFDYRNHICIVFEKLGPSLYDFLRKNSYRSFPIDLVREIGWQLLECVAFMHDLRMIHTDLKPENILLVSPEYLKIPDYKSTTRSPSSFFKRVPKSSAIKVIDFGSTTYEREDQTYIVSTRHYRAPEVILGLGWSYPCDIWSVGCILVELCTGEALFQTHENLEHLAMMERVLGPIPQQMLKRVDRHAEKYVRRGRLDWPEGAISRESIKAVMKLPRLQNLIMQHVDHSAGDLIHLLQGLLRYDPFERLTARDALRHSFFMRDHLRR from the exons ATGGAGATGGAGCGCATCGTTGAATTCCCTCACACCTACATGGATCGACCCCCAAGAAAGAGAGCGCGTTTGGGCTGGGACATCGCTGAGGCCCCCAAG GCTCAGGTAGGATTGTTTTGTGGACAAGAGGTTGAGAATATTTCAAGCTATGCTCCTTCAGAACATCCCCCTAGTTCTCTGTTTAAGGGAGTTGCCCGAAATGGTTCTCCCCCATGGcgagatgatgacaaagatggcCATTACATGTTTGAGCTTGGAGATAATTTAACTTCTCGCT ATAAGATCCATAGTAAAATGGGCGAAGGAACTTTTGGGCAGGTCTTGGAGTGCTGGGACAGAGAAAGGAAGGAAATGGTTGCCATAAAAATTGTCCGTGGGATAAAGAAGTATCGAGAGGCAGCCATGATAGAAATTGAGGTATTGCAACAGCTTGGGAAACACGATAAAGGTAGCAATCG TTGTGTGCAAATACGGAACTGGTTTGACTATCGTAATCATATCTGTATT GTGTTTGAGAAACTTGGACCAAGCTTATACGATTTTCTTCGGAAAAACAGTTATCGATCATTTCCCATTGATCTTGTCCGTGAGATTGGCTGGCAACTGTTGGAATGTGTAGCAT TTATGCATGATTTACGCATGATCCATACTGACCTGAAGCCTGAAAACATACTTCTAGTTTCACCAGAGTATCTTAAGATTCCTGACTACAAG AGTACAACCAGATCACCAAGCTCCTTTTTCAAGAGAGTGCCCAAGTCAAGTGCTATAAAAGTTATTGATTTTGGCAGCACTACATATGAACGAGAAGATCAGACTTACATTGTGTCAACTCGTCATTATAGGGCACCTGAAGTTATCCTTG GACTTGGGTGGAGCTATCCATGTGATATATGGAGCGTGGGCTGTATATTGGTTGAATTATGCACT GGTGAAGCTTTGTTTCAGACTCATGAAAATTTAGAGCATCTGGCTATGATGGAGAGGGTGCTTGGTCCTATACCACAGCAGATGTTAAAGAGAGTTGA CCGACATGCAGAGAAGTATGTTCGAAGGGGTAGGTTGGACTGGCCAGAGGGTGCAATCTCACGAGAGAGTATTAAAGCTGTTATGAAGCTTCCCCGACTACAG AACCTTATAATGCAGCATGTTGATCATTCAGCTGGAGATCTTATACATCTTTTGCAGGGGCTACTTAGATATGACCCCTTTGAAAGACTTACAGCTAGGGATGCTTTGAGGCATTCCTTCTTTATGAGAGATCATCTTAGGAGATGA
- the LOC114409885 gene encoding serine/threonine-protein kinase AFC2 isoform X2 has product MGEGTFGQVLECWDRERKEMVAIKIVRGIKKYREAAMIEIEVLQQLGKHDKGSNRCVQIRNWFDYRNHICIVFEKLGPSLYDFLRKNSYRSFPIDLVREIGWQLLECVAFMHDLRMIHTDLKPENILLVSPEYLKIPDYKSTTRSPSSFFKRVPKSSAIKVIDFGSTTYEREDQTYIVSTRHYRAPEVILGLGWSYPCDIWSVGCILVELCTGEALFQTHENLEHLAMMERVLGPIPQQMLKRVDRHAEKYVRRGRLDWPEGAISRESIKAVMKLPRLQNLIMQHVDHSAGDLIHLLQGLLRYDPFERLTARDALRHSFFMRDHLRR; this is encoded by the exons ATGGGCGAAGGAACTTTTGGGCAGGTCTTGGAGTGCTGGGACAGAGAAAGGAAGGAAATGGTTGCCATAAAAATTGTCCGTGGGATAAAGAAGTATCGAGAGGCAGCCATGATAGAAATTGAGGTATTGCAACAGCTTGGGAAACACGATAAAGGTAGCAATCG TTGTGTGCAAATACGGAACTGGTTTGACTATCGTAATCATATCTGTATT GTGTTTGAGAAACTTGGACCAAGCTTATACGATTTTCTTCGGAAAAACAGTTATCGATCATTTCCCATTGATCTTGTCCGTGAGATTGGCTGGCAACTGTTGGAATGTGTAGCAT TTATGCATGATTTACGCATGATCCATACTGACCTGAAGCCTGAAAACATACTTCTAGTTTCACCAGAGTATCTTAAGATTCCTGACTACAAG AGTACAACCAGATCACCAAGCTCCTTTTTCAAGAGAGTGCCCAAGTCAAGTGCTATAAAAGTTATTGATTTTGGCAGCACTACATATGAACGAGAAGATCAGACTTACATTGTGTCAACTCGTCATTATAGGGCACCTGAAGTTATCCTTG GACTTGGGTGGAGCTATCCATGTGATATATGGAGCGTGGGCTGTATATTGGTTGAATTATGCACT GGTGAAGCTTTGTTTCAGACTCATGAAAATTTAGAGCATCTGGCTATGATGGAGAGGGTGCTTGGTCCTATACCACAGCAGATGTTAAAGAGAGTTGA CCGACATGCAGAGAAGTATGTTCGAAGGGGTAGGTTGGACTGGCCAGAGGGTGCAATCTCACGAGAGAGTATTAAAGCTGTTATGAAGCTTCCCCGACTACAG AACCTTATAATGCAGCATGTTGATCATTCAGCTGGAGATCTTATACATCTTTTGCAGGGGCTACTTAGATATGACCCCTTTGAAAGACTTACAGCTAGGGATGCTTTGAGGCATTCCTTCTTTATGAGAGATCATCTTAGGAGATGA